One part of the Armatimonas rosea genome encodes these proteins:
- a CDS encoding adenylate/guanylate cyclase domain-containing protein, whose amino-acid sequence MSLEEKLKESVASTLKEQWTERQGRVVPDLDSLKLGNDAVKINGTVLYADMSGSTSLVDNFKQHFAAAIYKSYLECAARIIKDEGGTITAYDGDRIMAVYLGDKKDISAVRTGLKINYAVNKIINPAIKIRYPKTTYSMNHTVGIDTSELFVSRVGVRNDNDLTWVGRAANHAAKMSDLADGYVFISSDVFSMLDDSTKYGGKDKTSMWEARSWTAMANKTIYRSNWIWKC is encoded by the coding sequence ATGTCGCTTGAAGAAAAACTTAAAGAATCTGTAGCCTCGACTCTAAAAGAGCAATGGACTGAGCGCCAAGGTAGAGTAGTTCCTGATCTTGACAGTCTAAAATTAGGTAATGATGCAGTTAAAATAAATGGGACTGTTCTTTATGCAGACATGTCTGGATCGACAAGTCTCGTAGATAATTTTAAACAGCACTTTGCAGCAGCGATCTATAAGTCATATCTAGAATGTGCTGCGAGGATTATCAAAGATGAGGGTGGTACGATTACAGCATATGATGGAGATCGCATCATGGCTGTTTATTTGGGTGATAAAAAAGACATAAGCGCAGTCAGAACAGGATTAAAAATAAATTACGCAGTTAATAAGATTATCAATCCTGCTATTAAGATCCGGTATCCAAAAACAACATACTCAATGAATCATACTGTAGGTATTGATACGAGTGAGTTATTTGTTAGTCGTGTAGGAGTACGGAATGATAATGATTTAACCTGGGTAGGAAGAGCAGCTAATCATGCGGCAAAGATGAGTGATCTTGCTGATGGATATGTATTTATTTCATCCGATGTCTTCAGTATGCTTGATGATTCTACGAAATATGGCGGTAAAGACAAGACGTCAATGTGGGAAGCTCGAAGCTGGACTGCAATGGCAAATAAAACAATTTATCGTTCTAACTGGATTTGGAAGTGCTGA